In the Streptomyces cinnamoneus genome, AGGTCTTGAACGCGCTCGTCAGGCCGTCGTGCCCGGTCTCCAGGCCCGACAGCGCCAGGTCGTCGAAGCCGCGTCCGGTGTTCGCGGCCCCGGTCATGCCCATGCCCAGCTCTTTGAGCTCGCCGATGGCGTCGTCGATCCCCTTGGTGATCTGCCCCAACGCCTCGGAACTCGCGTCCAGCTCGTCCTGACCGCTCATCGCCGCGCCTCCCCCGTGCCGCCTTCGCCACCTGCGCCGTCCTCGGCGGTCACACCGCCGGCGTCCACCGCCGTACCCTCCGGCACGATCCCCGCCACCGGGGGCAGGAAGAACGGCGTCTCACCGCCCACGTCCAGCGCCACCCCCGTCGGCCCGGCGACCGCCGGCACCACGACGTCCAGCAGCCGCGCGCCGAGGACCGACACGAACGGCCAGCCGGAGCCGCTCCCGGCGTGCCCGCGCGCCAGGGCGAACCGCGCCAGGGCGGACTCGTCGGAGAACGCGTGGATCCACCACACGCCCCCGTGCGCCGTCGTCCACAGCCCGCCCCGCTCGTCCAGCGGCACCAGCACCGCCGTCCGCCGGAACTCCCCGATCGCCGCCTCCGGCCGCCCCCGCCCCTCGTGGATCGCGGCCACTTCCCCCGCTAAGCGCGTTATTGACGCCAGATCAGTCACTGCCACTGCCCTTTGTCTCCCCAGCCCCCGCCGCATCGGCAGCGTAGCGAACGACATGGCGATAAATCGCACCAGATCGGGGTGTGTTTGCAACGCGCGTGCCATTAACGTGTGTTCGGTCAGATCGATGGATCGGGGGATCGGGGGATCGAGATGACGGAAACGACCGGAACAGCCGGAACCACCGGTAGGGCCGGGACGACCGGTGCGCTCGGAGCGGTGGTCACCGGGGGCGGCGGCCTCACCGCGCAGGTCCGCGCCCTCGCCGAAGGCACGGTCTCCTCCCGCGCGCTGACCGAGGAGACGCTGCGCCGCATCGCCGCCACCCAGCCCACGCTCAACGCCTTCCGCGTTGTGCGGGCCGAAGCCGCCCTCCAGGAGGCCGAGGAGGCCGACCGGCGGCTCGCGGCGGGGGAGAGCGGGCCCCTGCTCGGCGTGCCCGTCGCCGTCAAGGACGACATGGACGTGGCGGGCGAGCCCACCGCCTTCGGGTGCGCGGGCGCGTTTCCGCCGAAGCCGGCGGACAGCGAGGCCGTACGGCGGTTTCGGGCCGCCGGCGCGGTGATCGTCGGCAAGACCAACACGCCCGAACTGGGCCAGTGGCCCGTCACCAACGGCCCCGCGTTCGGCGTGACCCGCAATCCCTGGAGCCTCGCGCACACCCCCGGCGGTTCGTCGGGCGGCGCCGCGGCGGCCGTCGCCGCCGGGCTCGTGCCCGCCGCGCTGGGGTCGGACGGCGCCGGGTCGGTCCGCATCCCCGCCGCCTGGACCCACCTCGTGGGCATCAAGCCCCAGCGCGGCCGGATCTCCACCTGGCCCGAGCCGGAGGCCTTCCGCGGACTGACCTGCTACGGGCCGCTGGCCCGTACGGTCGCCGACGCCGCGCTGCTGCTGCACGCGGCGAGCGGCCCCCACGAGCGGGACCTGCACCGGCCGGCGTCCGTCGACCTGCTCGCCGCCGCCGGGCGCGAGCCCGGGCGTCGCCTGCGCGTCGCCCTGTCCTTCCGGCCCGCCTTCGCCGCGGTCCGGCACCGGCTCGACCCGGTGGTGCGGGACGCGACGGTGCGGACGGCCGAGCTGCTGGAGTCGCTCGGGCACGAGGTCGTGGAGGAGGACCCGCCGTACGGGCCCGTCGGGCTCACCTTCGTGCCGCGCTCGATGTCCGGGGTGCGGGACTGGGCCCGGCGCGCGCCCGACCGGACGCTGCTCGACGCCCGTACGCACGCCAACGCGCAGGGCGGGCTGCTGTTCGGCGGGGGAGTGCTGCGCGTGGCGCGGGCGGCGGAGGCGCCGCTGCGGCGGCGCGTCGGGGAGATGTTCGGCCGCTACGACGTGATCCTCACGCCCACCAACGCCGTGCCGCCGCTGCGGGCCGACGAGCTGGCCGGCTTGGGCAGCCGCGAGACCAACGCCCGGATGATCGCCGCCTGTCCGTACGCCTGGCCCTGGAACGTCCTGGGCTGGCCGGCCGTGAGCGTGCCGTCCGGCTTCACGGCCGGCGGGCTGCCGATGGGCGCGCAACTGCTGGGGCCGGCGGGTGGCGAGCCGCTGCTGATCTCGCTGGCGGCCCAGCTCGAAGCCGTTGAGCGGTGGTACGAGCGGTGGCCCGAGCAGGCCGCGGAGGGCGAGGAGGCCGCGGCCTGAGGGGGGAGGCGGGCCCCGACTACGGTGCCAGCACGTCCAGTTCGGCCATCGCGCCCGTCGCGATCTCCCGCGTCAGCGCCTCGGCCCGCTCGGCGTCCCGCTCCCGCACCGCCTCCGCCACCCGTACGTGCAGCGTCACCGCGGCCGGGTCGGGGTCGGTGAACATCACCTGGTGGTGGGTGCGCCCCGTGAGGACCTCCGCGACGACGTCGCCCAGGCGCGCGAACATCTCGTTGCCCGACGCGCGCAGGATCACCCGGTGGAAGGCGATGTCGTGCACCAGATAGCGCTCCAGCTGCTGGCCCCGCGAGGTGGCGACCATGCCGAGGGCGTGCTCGGTCAGCTGGGCGCACTGCTCGGCCGTGGCGTGGCGGGCGGCCAGGCCGGCGGCGACCGGTTCCACGGCGGAGCGCAGGACGGTCAGTGAGCGCAGCTGGCGGGGGCGGTCGGGGCCGGCCAGGCGCCAGCGGATGACGCGCGGGTCGTAGACGTTCCACTCCTCGGCCGGCAGGACGGTCACGCCGACGCGGCGCCGGGAGGCGACCAGGTGCATGGACTCCAGGACGCGTATCGCCTCGCGGATGACGGTGCGCGAGACGTCGAAGCGCTCTTCGAGCTCGTCGGTGCGCAGGATGCTGCCCGGTGGGTAGTCGCCTGATGTGATCGCGGGCCCGAGGGAGTCGAGCACGCGCGCGTGCAGGCCCTGTCCCTCCTGTCCCCCCTGAGCCTGGTTGTCCATGAGGTCAGCCTACGGGGGCCGGCGGAGGGCATTAAGTATGACGTTTTAGTTACGGGCCCTTGAATACGTCGTACGTATCGGCTTCAGTGAGGCCGCACACCGATGTCGACGAAGACAGCGAGGTTCGGATGACCACCCCCCACGTCATCGTGGTGATGGGCGTAGCCGGCACGGGCAAGACCACGATCGGCCCGCTGGTGGCGGAGGCGCTCGGCCTTCCGTACGCGGAGGGCGACGACTTCCACCCGGCGGCCAACGTCGCCAAGATGTCCGCGGGCACGCCGCTGGACGACGCCGACCGGGCGCCCTGGCTGGACGCCATCGGCGCCTGGGCGGCCGGCCGGGCGGGGCGGGGCGGTGTGGTCAGCTGCTCGGCCCTCAAGCGCGCCTACCGTGACCGGCTGCGTGCCGCCGCGCCGGCCGGCGCCGTCGTCTTCCTGCACCTCACCGGTGAGCGTGAGCTGATCGCCGGGCGCATGGCCGCCCGCACGGGGCACTTCATGACCTCCCGGCTGCTGGACTCGCAGTTCGCGACCCTCGAACCGCTCGGGCCCGACGAGACCGGCGTCGTCGTGGACGTCGCGCCCGGCCCCGAGGTGATCGCCGAACAGGCCGTCGCCGCGCTGCGACGGATGTAGCCGCGCGTACGGCCCCTGCGGATCAAACCAGCCCCGGCGGCCCCCCGGCCCCGCCGGCCTCGGTGGCCGAGCCGATCAAGTGGCCGTAGCGCGCGTCGCCCTCCCCCCTCCTCCTCCCCTCAAGGAAGCCCCGTGAGCGCTCTCAGCGTCGAGATGCTGGCCGCGGCCCCCACCGCACCGATCACTTCGGCGGGTCACGCCCAGTTGGGCGCCGCCGTCCTCGTCGGCATCGCCGTCATCGTCCTCCTCATCACCCGCCTCAAGCTGCACGCTTTCCTCTCCCTGACCATCGGCTCGCTGGTGCTCGGGGCGGTGGCGGGTGCGCCGCTCGACAAGGTCATCACCAGCTTCACCACCGGGCTCGGCTCCACGGTGGCGGGCGTCGGCGTCCTCATCGCCCTGGGCGCGATACTCGGCAAACTGCTCGCCGACTCCGGGGGCGCCGACCAGATCGTCGACACGATCCTGGCCAAGGCGGGCGAGCGGTCGATGCCGTGGGCGATGGTGCTCATCGCGGGCGTCATCGGGCTGCCGCTGTTCTTCGAGGTGGGGATCGTGCTGCTGATCCCGGTGGTGCTGCTGGTCGCCAAGCGCGGCAACCAGTCGCTGATGCGGATCGGCATCCCCGCCCTGGCGGGCCTGTCCGTGATGCACGGTCTGGTGCCC is a window encoding:
- a CDS encoding SseB family protein, coding for MAVTDLASITRLAGEVAAIHEGRGRPEAAIGEFRRTAVLVPLDERGGLWTTAHGGVWWIHAFSDESALARFALARGHAGSGSGWPFVSVLGARLLDVVVPAVAGPTGVALDVGGETPFFLPPVAGIVPEGTAVDAGGVTAEDGAGGEGGTGEARR
- a CDS encoding amidase, encoding MTETTGTAGTTGRAGTTGALGAVVTGGGGLTAQVRALAEGTVSSRALTEETLRRIAATQPTLNAFRVVRAEAALQEAEEADRRLAAGESGPLLGVPVAVKDDMDVAGEPTAFGCAGAFPPKPADSEAVRRFRAAGAVIVGKTNTPELGQWPVTNGPAFGVTRNPWSLAHTPGGSSGGAAAAVAAGLVPAALGSDGAGSVRIPAAWTHLVGIKPQRGRISTWPEPEAFRGLTCYGPLARTVADAALLLHAASGPHERDLHRPASVDLLAAAGREPGRRLRVALSFRPAFAAVRHRLDPVVRDATVRTAELLESLGHEVVEEDPPYGPVGLTFVPRSMSGVRDWARRAPDRTLLDARTHANAQGGLLFGGGVLRVARAAEAPLRRRVGEMFGRYDVILTPTNAVPPLRADELAGLGSRETNARMIAACPYAWPWNVLGWPAVSVPSGFTAGGLPMGAQLLGPAGGEPLLISLAAQLEAVERWYERWPEQAAEGEEAAA
- a CDS encoding gluconokinase, yielding MTTPHVIVVMGVAGTGKTTIGPLVAEALGLPYAEGDDFHPAANVAKMSAGTPLDDADRAPWLDAIGAWAAGRAGRGGVVSCSALKRAYRDRLRAAAPAGAVVFLHLTGERELIAGRMAARTGHFMTSRLLDSQFATLEPLGPDETGVVVDVAPGPEVIAEQAVAALRRM
- a CDS encoding FadR/GntR family transcriptional regulator, which produces MDNQAQGGQEGQGLHARVLDSLGPAITSGDYPPGSILRTDELEERFDVSRTVIREAIRVLESMHLVASRRRVGVTVLPAEEWNVYDPRVIRWRLAGPDRPRQLRSLTVLRSAVEPVAAGLAARHATAEQCAQLTEHALGMVATSRGQQLERYLVHDIAFHRVILRASGNEMFARLGDVVAEVLTGRTHHQVMFTDPDPAAVTLHVRVAEAVRERDAERAEALTREIATGAMAELDVLAP